The sequence below is a genomic window from Pleurocapsa sp. PCC 7327.
CATTCTCAACAACTACTGTTGTCATTAATTTCCTGTCCGAGCGAAAAAGTCTTCTAAAGAAGACTCGATAGGAATTTTAGTCGATTTTAATCGAGTTGGGCTTTGAGCCTAGAACTTTAGTTCTAGGCGTTGATGCCAAAGGTGCAAGATCTGAGTTAACCCAAGTTAGCAGGGATTACCCGACGCATCCACTGATGCCGTCGGTTTGGCACCTCTTCAAATCCAAAGCGATGCAAAAGCTCGACAACTTGGCTTTCCAAAACGCCTAAATTTAGTGCCGCGCGTTTGACATCAAACCGAATTGCGATCGGCAAATGCTGTCGTTGCATCGCCAAGAGTTCGCTCATCTGCTCCCGAATCGGATCGCGAACCTCTACAAACTGAGTGGTTAGGGGACTTTTAATCCGTTCGGTAGCCATACGCACGGTTTGCTGAATCGAGCTGCTGTTTTCGACAATCGTCAATTCATGCTTCAATCCCATCTCGACGAGCTGTTCCTGGATTTGTCGAATCATTTCAAAATGCTCCCGATACCGTTTGGCATTCCGCAATGTCGCCGTTTGCGCCCGACGAGCAAAATGCTGACAATGTTGTTGGCGATCGACCTGCAAGATGAGCCAATCGATATTGAGACGCTCAAATACCTCCTCTGACAATATTCCCGGCATTAGCCCTACGCCTTCAATTAAGGCGGACGTGTTTTGTTTGTGCAATCGTTTAGCCAAACCTTCCACTCCGATCGCGGTCACGATCGCCTGATAGTAATAGGATTCCATACTTCCTTGAAAGGAAGACTGATACAGGGCTGGAAAAGCTTTGGCTGCCTCTTGATGACCGAAAAGGAAGTCCAAAATCGCTTTCGTATTCGCCCGTCCGGTTTCATCGGTAGAAAACACTTTTTGAATCCCGCAACTCTGAGCTAGGTGGGTAGAAAGTGTAGATTTGCCCGATCCCGACGTACCGCTAATCAGAATGACCGTCGGTTTGGTTAAGTCTTTCCAGCGAGGCAGATCGTACACCCGCAGCATTAGACCGCGTATAAACTGATAAAGTTCTTCACAAGAAAAGCGATCGCGCACCTCATCGAGAATGGCATCCTTATATAAAGCGACAATCTCTCGCTCTTTGAGGATTTGCCAACGGCGATATTGCTCGAAATAGGTGCTTTCTAGCTGATGAATATTCTGTTCCCAGTCGGCGATCGTTCGTTGCAGGGGCACCAAATCCATTGAGGTTCGTCGCGCCTCTTGTTCGATCTGTCGATACCATCGATCGAGTTGACGCGATACAAACGATCGCATCTCCTGCAGGTCTAACCATTTCTCCTCGATGGGGACAAGCATTTCCCGAAAATTTTCAAACAATTGTTCGATCTGCTGCCACGGTACGACTCGAATCGAGTTCAAAACCGCAAGCTGCTGCAATAACTGTTCCGTCAGTTGCTTGAGCGTCTCTATATCGTTTGCTTGCGTTTGCAATCGTTCGATTAGCTCTTGAATGACGGGCTGATGGGATACATCTAAGAGGTTGATATAATCAACGATCGTGCGTTTAATTTCTGGCAATAATTTTTTCTTGAGGAGCGACTCGCTTTCTTGAATGTCTCCCAAATCGGTTGCGATCATTCTGGGTATCTCGGTTTCTTGCCAGGGATAAAGGTCTCGGTTTTGATCGAGAAACAGATCGGATGTCTCGAATAGTTCTAGGACGATCTGACGGGCTTCATCGTAGGTGTATTCGGGTAAACTAGCTAGCCGATGCACCAAGGTATACTGGCGCTCGACCAATTGCCCTAATTGAAAATGCGTCGTATAAAGCTGTTTGTAGTGTTGTTGTAGCAAGGCATAAATTTGCTCGTTTGATAGCGCATCGACAATCTGTCGATGCTTTTGCATGTGCGCCTGCCAAAGCAGTTTTTCATGACGAATGCGAAACGGCATCAAGCGATCGAGAACCTGCTTTGCTCGTTGACTGAGAGCATTTTGATGTACTGTCAATTCCCGCAAGGTGCGCACGACTTGCTTGAGTTGCTCTTGTTCCAATAATTCCCGAATCACGGGGCGATCGATTAACTTTTGTCCTTGATTGGCGTCGTAATGAACTCCCAAAATTCCTTCGCACTCAAAGGCTTGGTTGAGATTCTTGATTTTGTCATCGACAAAGATGGTTTGCTCGGCAATGCGATCGTATTGCTGCGTCCAAAACTCTAAAAATCGGCTGGCAAATAAAGTCGCATCGACGGGCGTATAGCCGAGTTTTTTTAATACCCAGTTGTATTGCGCGATCGCGTATTGACTCAGTTGTTCTCGACTAATCTGTTTTTGCTCGTAGGCAACAAAATTAGGAACTTCTGCTTCTTCTCCAAATATAGCTTCCCATAACTGCTCGATCGCATCATTGGGAAGGTTCACCTGTAATGCTTCCTTGGCAAAAAGATCTAAAAAAACGTGCTGTTTAAATGATAAATATATTCTCGGATCGGGTTTGCTAGCGCCAAATTTTTCGGACACGAGCATGATGAGCCACTGTAAATAATCAAACTCATGCTGTTCCAAAAAATATTCGATTTTCGCCATAAAATTATTAGTTAATCCATACTGGCGAATCCCCAACTTATGAAGACACTGTAATACCTCACGATTTTCATGTTTTGGATCGTAATGACTGTAATACAGTGTCAAAAAATTTTGAATTTCTTTGTTGGTAATATCGACAGGTTCTTTGCCAACTTCGGCGAATACGAGATTAAAATGTTCGATCGCATGACGAGCAAATTGTTCGGGAGTCGCCCGACCAATTTTGAGGGCATCATAGTTTACGCCGGGAATCGGATCGCTCTTAAAAATAATCTCCCAAAGCTTTATTAATTGTTCTTTGCTTAAATCGATCCCATGCGATCGAGCGTACAGTTCGATAAAAAACTTATTATGTCCATCCATCAGAACTCCGCCAAAATCCCAGGCAATGGCATGGGTATTGTGAACGCGCACGAGAATCTTTTCGATTTGTTCTAATGCTTCGATCCCTAAATATTCCGAACCCTTTTTGACGATATTCAGAC
It includes:
- a CDS encoding HAD family hydrolase codes for the protein MLQTLEKIEPKQPTYQDRDRYRLENLPDCLNIVKKGSEYLGIEALEQIEKILVRVHNTHAIAWDFGGVLMDGHNKFFIELYARSHGIDLSKEQLIKLWEIIFKSDPIPGVNYDALKIGRATPEQFARHAIEHFNLVFAEVGKEPVDITNKEIQNFLTLYYSHYDPKHENREVLQCLHKLGIRQYGLTNNFMAKIEYFLEQHEFDYLQWLIMLVSEKFGASKPDPRIYLSFKQHVFLDLFAKEALQVNLPNDAIEQLWEAIFGEEAEVPNFVAYEQKQISREQLSQYAIAQYNWVLKKLGYTPVDATLFASRFLEFWTQQYDRIAEQTIFVDDKIKNLNQAFECEGILGVHYDANQGQKLIDRPVIRELLEQEQLKQVVRTLRELTVHQNALSQRAKQVLDRLMPFRIRHEKLLWQAHMQKHRQIVDALSNEQIYALLQQHYKQLYTTHFQLGQLVERQYTLVHRLASLPEYTYDEARQIVLELFETSDLFLDQNRDLYPWQETEIPRMIATDLGDIQESESLLKKKLLPEIKRTIVDYINLLDVSHQPVIQELIERLQTQANDIETLKQLTEQLLQQLAVLNSIRVVPWQQIEQLFENFREMLVPIEEKWLDLQEMRSFVSRQLDRWYRQIEQEARRTSMDLVPLQRTIADWEQNIHQLESTYFEQYRRWQILKEREIVALYKDAILDEVRDRFSCEELYQFIRGLMLRVYDLPRWKDLTKPTVILISGTSGSGKSTLSTHLAQSCGIQKVFSTDETGRANTKAILDFLFGHQEAAKAFPALYQSSFQGSMESYYYQAIVTAIGVEGLAKRLHKQNTSALIEGVGLMPGILSEEVFERLNIDWLILQVDRQQHCQHFARRAQTATLRNAKRYREHFEMIRQIQEQLVEMGLKHELTIVENSSSIQQTVRMATERIKSPLTTQFVEVRDPIREQMSELLAMQRQHLPIAIRFDVKRAALNLGVLESQVVELLHRFGFEEVPNRRHQWMRRVIPANLG